The Cydia pomonella isolate Wapato2018A chromosome 11, ilCydPomo1, whole genome shotgun sequence DNA window GCTAtacgtgcgcccgtgagggccagaacatacgcaatgcgacaaaattaaaaacacgttttaacattcctgagaacataccaaaaacaacctacgtaatttggtcgggttattttgtcaccataaaccatactcaAATGTACGATGGGGACTAATAAAAATGAGACTTTgataaggacaaacaataatagcgctttctctgctactcctactgaaagttccataagtgcatctcgttcggtcatctggcCCGTCCCCCATTTCATctatatattattgtacctctatgtaaaatactaaactatgaattaaaaacagttaaattagtaagctccaaatgtacttataaatgttaaaatagtatcggtttttacagtttttacttattttttgctAGTGCAAGCCACTCCCGCATCAAAACCCCCGATGTATGATTTACATTATCACCGCGCTCGCACTGGGCATTGCCCGTTTATGAGTATTAGAGTTTCTGAAAAGccaaaaatggaattttattagatcaaaccaagataagttggcagcgattttgacagccgaGATAGGGTTGCCAAAATTATTCGGAACTGATACGGGACAATGGGGGTAGTAACGGctttacaggggggggggagcAAATACGTAGTCACATAGCTTTAATTCACATAGATGAGGGAACAAGGTGGTTAAACACAAATGATTGTgataatttatataggtattctgCAGCGGTATTGATATACGAGACAAATACGGGACGTGATACTTAACGGTGACAGTCCCGCATATACGGGACGTGGCAATCCTAcagatagtgcaagtgttacctattttaaacgtcaaacttatatgaaattatgaagtttacttgcacaggctgagctatcaaaattgctgccaacttagcttggtctgactctagacaCGCGATTTTTCAATATCAAAGGTATCTTTGTGTCGAgtcattaaattaaagtaagagtttgtaacattttttatacaaatgacTATAATATCAGTTTATCTCCTAGACATTGTATTTatgaagtttatattttatttatcgccGGATTAATAACGCATATTGGAGAAGGTGTAGATGAGTGTCATGACAGGATAATGGGGTTGGTAACTGTCAAAGCTTTTCATAAATGGCACCACCATAGCTGTATGGGATTTGGCTTAAAGGGCCAAAGCTAGCATTCAGgccataaaatacaaaaaaaataaataatttgacatTTCGTAggatcaaagagaatttgaaatagatgtttattgtcaaagaaaactttgtagtgacgtaaatttactgccatctttcgacacataatcaAAACATTTAGAAccccatttgactttgatccttattctttcactgatatgtgttcaatttgttaaatatgaaaaagtggcgccatcttaccgggcactacctacgggttatggcgccatcgcttgaaacaatgctgctatacctttggcctttaatctattagatggcgccactttttggtaTTCTAACAAATTGAACGCATATCAGTGaatgaataaggatcaaagtcaaatagcgttctaaaagttttaattctgTGTCGACAGATGGCAATAAATtaacgtcgctacaaagttttctttgacaatacacctctatttctaattctctttggtagGATTGACAAGTAAAACCTTTGCTAGCGTCATCTGTAAAATACTCCAACCCCATTCAGTCAGTTATGCTAGCCTGTctgttgttttattatataataatgaaTATTGATGTAATGATGTTTATTGCGTTAGGAATGCAATCTTATGTTCACAACGAACTTTGTACGTTTAGAGACGTGGTTGTGAATGTCTTATTTCTCCAAAGCGAGCAATAGTTAACCTTATTTAATTGCTATTAGGTCTAAAATAATTGTTCAATGTGTCTTCTTAATGTTCAAAAAAGACCTGAGGTCACCAATGGTACCTATAAGCcaattagacaaaaaaaaaagcgttttgaggaattaattcccagcaagctggaaatcctTTTAATtccttcatttggtcctaaatgcgtgtaatccgcgTTTGCGCAATTCCAGGAGGtttacatacattttgggaACCTTGGGAGATACATTTTTCCTTGGATTGctaaaccactcgatgtagaaggaacccaccatCACTTGCAATGGCACCACCAGGTTTTTGGATCAGACACTACCAAAATGGCAGGCATTTTTATCATGATTAGAGTAAATTTTCCTTCGAACGTACCCTTTTCGAGCTACaagcaaaaaactaaaaaagagcaaacatttatgcacacctcccgggattgcgcaaactcggattaaacgcatttaggaccaaattaaGGCATttaaacaatttccagcttgctgggaattaattcttcaaaaaaatctaatttgattggcttacaactagtattttttttgtagaacaGATTTACTTTGATGTAAAACTATTTCCACACaattttagtcaaaatcaaaaaATAGCTTCGtcacttatttataaaaaagaaacatgttATCTAAAATGGAATACGTACTACAATGCAATTTCATGAATGAAATCCAAAGTTGTTGATAATTTTAGTGCTCTgacacaataaaatataattaataattactgtGACAGAGTTCTAACgtttaactacatatatttttacagtttctgTAATGATCTGTTTATTTGACTTTAACTAAGTAGTCTTTTGAATTGTTGACGCtctatttattaaatgtattatattatgtCTACGTCTAAATCCTTCATCACAAAGCTTGCAGTGACATGTTATTCAAAATCCGTAACCCCAACTTTGTtaagattttaaatattttctgttATTTCGAATCTTGAGCGTAGAACGAgaacattttcttatttttcatatttccaTTGCATAACTTCATACGAGTATGTGGTAACGAAATGGAataaaaagtgttatttttctCCTGTCATGATCGAATGAACTCTAAGTTTCCAGAAGAATTAACCTAAAATTAGAGAATTTTAGGTTAATTCTAAGAATGAATATTAAAGTTGGGGgtgtagattttatttacaatgatcCACTTGTAATTTTTATGAAATGAGGACCCTTTTGGTACTTATTACTAGTTAGTATAATTGTGATTTTTACTACTAAGCTATTGCTAACGTAAACTCTTCAGTTTACATATTTTAGGTAAACCTAGCTCTATACTGTTGCAGTTTTTGctccattattattatattgttagtATTTAATAATGTCTTCTCAAATTCTAACTCTAAGAAAAAATCTCCTTTGTAATTCTTGAACTTTACTGTTTATGCTCTTATATCatttttagtttagtaataATTATGACAACTACAAACTACCCTAATCAACGAAGAGTAACATTTTAGACACCTTACCTGCTTTTTATAtcattaagtataaaatgacaTGTTTCAAGTAAATAGGTTTGTCAGTTGACATTTAGCGCCATTGACATGAAAAGATGTGTCATTCTAGAAAAATTACACTGGCATTTCATTCTTTTCGCGAGAACTTACTTAAGAACCCGTGGCACACTAGCGCCCCCCATGCATCTGCCTTCTAATTATACTGTAGTAACACAACTTGATGCTGGAtctacacactcgtcgagagcctCTTGCCGAAAGTCTCTCTCTCTCGGCCTGTCTCAGAttctctcgacgagtgtgtacagcagGCATATGTGTAGATTATAGAATACTACATCCTCGTTGATTGGACTAAGTTGTACAAATGgtattaataattgatatgGACCTAAAAGTTCTAGGAATGCATTGAATTGATGATCAATTAATGAATTATGTTATTTGACCGATTTTAGAAGAAATTTGTTTATTTGGCcttatatattttgtcttttggaATTTACTCGTTTCTATTCCAACTAAAGTTACATGGTttagtatttaggtatttagggTTTTTGCAGGCAGCGACAATTGCTATATAGAAGTATATATCGCAATAGAGATTTACTTATACAACTTCGTCAAAATAGaattttgttacatatttttagctATTTGTTTAAATATCAATATCTGAGTGCCTCCACTTCTTCCAATgttggtttttattatttaccatttaaattttgttattttcctTAACTTTGTAGTACAAACAAGAAGTACATTATCGATATGGATTatgtatgtacgaaatacataaACGCAAGTTTGGAttcatacaattttatatcaCTGGGTTTTAATCTGGCAGTTGACATATTACAgtggccatcagatatatcggagcggccaaagtactcaaaaatatctgaacacgcactcaaacgtcttgacaatagaggcttGTTCAGACATTTGTGatcaccttggccgctccgatatatccaatggcgactgtactttcGGTTTATGCTGTGTTtatagtatacattttattatactcgtacGCGTGCCAAAGCAACCATGTCGTTAAAACGCAACtatcgtgatagtattaaggttcaaatttatgtaacaGCTTATTCTGAGGTAACGAGTTtgggtaatgtaggacgatcggTCGCCTGTGTGTGGTCGGTCAGATAACAGAATGAGCTGTTACATGACTTTGAGCCATATAAATAGGACGgtaatgtttctttttaaacGAGATTGTTCCCGTTCAGTCAGTAGCGGTAGCATTAGTAACCTCTACAGAAAACAAAGGCtattgtttaacagattaggggcTGAGGCGTAAAAATCATTTGAGAAAATTCGTACTATACCTGAATTTCAGAAGCAGGAATATAATCTAGCGAGTATATGTATATACGTCGATCAGTGTAAAAATAATTGTGCAACAACATGTTACGCTTTTGGTTCTAAGACCGTACTACTTTTatccattttgtaatttttatatttattattatactcaGAATCTCAAGCTCTTCCTTCGAACTTTCCCTATTAGGATATAAAAAATGTCCTAGGGTTGTTATATTCCGTCACTTTTCAAAATCCATCTTTGACGGTACGGTAACGCAATGGAAATACGAGAAAGTACGAAAATTTTAGCGACACCAAAGAGCTCGAGTTTCTAAGTAAcaagtattaaatattttctaaaattaaaaaagaacctTTTAAACAATACATTTGCTTAATTGTGGTCCACATAATGGATTAGATGTTTATCTTGTTTGTTCCCTATTTATGCTAATTTTGTAACGGTTATGTTCTTAAGGAGGCTTTTGGTTGGAAATATGTgaaaatttgaaccttaatatcCATATAATAGGATCTTTGTTTTTGAAACGAATTGTTCcatatagaaatataaatatctgaacGATAGAAATAGTATATAGATAGGAGACATTTTGTAAATACTCAGACAGAATGTATTTTACTACCTGTAATTTCCCTTTCAAATTACCTACCTTTTTCTGTATcagttaaataaaatgtacaggttttataaattaactacattgttttattgttaaataatagttatttgttttacaagggcgcaaagttgttgtttaaccgctcgcgctaatattgatacccaagcaagcgaaagattccaaaattgaaccacgagcgtagcgttGCGAGGTTtgcaaggcacgagggttaaacaaactttgcctccgagtgaaacataaaaatgttcacaacaccaacgcgaggaaactactaactataaaataccaaaaaaaaacaaattaaatcaaatccaaatgagcgtaataaaaaaatatcattctatATCAAAGTctaggaaacaactcaaaatttgcatctgattacttttccCCAtatatggataaaatgcaactttctaatttgtttttgaacaatcaagagcgCCTTTACCAGTTTGCGTCACCAGCTTGTAAAGGCTTGTTCGAAAACTGATGAGttgttgcattttattcacatgtggggcaaagtaaatTGATGCAAAGAGTTGTTTCCTcctgttggctggtagaatttacttttaaaagataatttagaatgataaatatttaataacgttattatttatttattatttatatggttcgatgttttacagttagtatttccacgcgttggtgtggtaaaaatatttgtgtttcacccggtggcaaaatttgtttaaacctcgtgccttgaaagCCTCGCAACTTTCACAAAAACAACTGATGAAATGacgtttagtttttaataacaaagaatttcctgttttatgttcaCCGTCATAGCATCATGCATACCTATTTCATTATGAACGTTGAGATATAATCGATTGTATGCATGTATGTTGTATTGTAGGTATGTTGGAAAATATTCAAAGGATCCAGCAGTAAAGAAAGGTTCACATACTATTAGATGCTATGATATCTAATAATATGTGACCTGAACTTCGATTCAGAATTTAGATAATTGCGCGCTTGCTGGCGCGGTTTACTTTTGGTTTATTCAAATGATTCTTTATTGTATGAGAATTAGAATAAATTgttgtttgattttattttagagtaactgaattgtaaaaaaataaatcaatgatATAGGtcattttacacaaattgactgattCACACGGGaatctcaagaaggcttgtgttgtgggtactcagacaactatataaacagtatgtttattaacttaaaccatttactcaaacccgttaatatttaagtcaatatagAACgtcaacttttagttaatatagaacgtaatacaagcgtttcaaaaaattggaaacaaccctattggtgACGCATGTGGAGTTTGCctttaagtaattattacacTACTCAATTAGGATATATGCATGTAATTTAAGTTTAGCATTGGTGTAAATAATTGTTggtaaaacttaataaatatatttaaaaaaaaattaaaactcaactACCCACGCTACAAATAACATATTACGTTAATTTTACCTATACTGACTGCACACGGCATACGGTTTCTCCtgacgtctcctgaatcattctGTACCTATAAATACAGTTAAATTAATACTTACCCTTCCTTTTGGCTTCAACGTAGCCAGGTAATAGTTAGGTACTTACTctgatatataattaaatatacacatATGACAGCTTGGAATGCAGACAACTTTCAGCTGAGTCAATATTTGCAGTGTTTTTCAATGTTAGGTAGAGGTATAACTAATATCTCTTCTATGTCGGCCAAtattaaggcgaagggtagggcaagctctatccatacaaactttgtgcgcgtttttcttcgtttgtgtttgctctacagttattatttttggtaaatatgcttatttttctgttagctagggcttgatgtatttttttttatatataataaaaaaatctacatcAGGTTcagcgtatatccaatatatacacgcaaaaaaataaattaaatgctatagtgccaaaagtaacgaataaaacttgcacaaggtttgtatggagaatgccttgccctgCCCTGCGCCTTAACTAAAGCCTGACGTAATAAATGATCACActccatattgcggaatttcattggaactaaatttctCATACTAAAtcgaactgtcaccctatacatgagaataacagcgccctcttgacaataatCACATATTTCTGATCGTGTCGTAGTTACAGagcttattcataaaacttggcAACTTATGTTAAATTTACCGAGTTGGTCCCCAACAATTATTAACGGTAGATTTGATAAGCATTCATGAATAATGCCATTACTGAATAAGCCTCTAATATAAGTAAACCTATAGCTGTTTCTTGTTTCCTCAATTGCGAGCAAAAGAAATTCAACCTAATCACTCTTCaacaaaattcaatttttttcagcaaatattttatacagtGAGGCGTAATCAGTAATCAggataaataaaaagaaacgtatattttattaatgatcATTGCTATACTTAAATCTACTAAAATACTGTTTTTCGTTGAAACAATATTAGGGCTTACTGCTTAGCTAATTCTCCTTCAATAATTTGCAATCTTCTCTCAAGTAAGGGCTTGTTCAAACGGTGCATGCATAGAAAATGACCGTTTAGAAACAAGACAGGAATATCATTTCTATATAACCTCAACCATCTTACATTGCCTTGCTGTGTTATATCAACCTTTTCTATAACTATTCTGTTCTTATAAGGTTCTAGTTCTTCCATAACTATGTCACATAACTGACAAGGGTCTTTCGTATAAAACGTTATAACGGGAGGCCTTGTATCTTGAGATCTGCAAAGAAATTACGAAATCTCAAGAACGGAatcaaacatttaattaataaacagcaaataaatgatttaataacGTCCTTcatgatataaatataataaattactatgTAACGGTTGATTCATATTTACACAATTGGAAACATTTGATCAAAACAATGTTGTCTTAAAGCtaacttttatataaaatacaaccCTGCAAGCCGATGCCTTGCTGTCTTATTTATAAAAGGCACGCGAGAatacaataacaatactaaAAATTCAAACAGATACACGGTTTACGGAAACTTACAATTTTTCGATCATAATAGAAGACGCGCCGCCTCCTCCATTGCAAATGGCGGCCACGCCCTTTTCTCCCTTTTTGAGAGCGTGGCATAAGTGAACCACAATACGGGCTCCAGACATGCCAATAGGGTGGCCGAGACTCACAGCTCCTCCGTGAACATTAATTTTAGAAGCATCAATATCAAGCATCTTCTTATTCGCAACAGCAACTACACTAAAAGCTTCATTAATCTCCCATAGCGCTACATCTTCCTTCTTAACACCAGTTTTCTCTAACAGTTTAGGGATAGCAACTGCAGGCGCGATAGGGAAGTCGATAGGATCACATTCTCCATCCGCAAAGCCAACTACACGAGCGATTGGTGTCACTTTTAATCTCTCTGCTGCTTCCCTGGTCATCAAAACTAGAGCTGCGGCACCATCGTTCAGGGTAGAGGCATTACCAGCGGTAACTGTACCATTTTCCCTCTGGAAAACTGTTGCTAACTTGTTAAACTTCTCAAAGTTGACTCTTTTATATTCTTCGTCTTCTGCAAAAATAACAGGCGCTGCGCCTCTCTTTTGTGGTACGGGAACTGGGACTAATTCATCGGCGAATGCCTTAGCTTCATAAGCGGCAGCACTCTTTTTATAACTTGAAATAGCATAGTCATCTTGATCTTGCCTTGAGATGTTCATTTTCTTGGCTGTATTTTCTGCGCAGTTGCCCATATGGAATTTGTTGTATACATCGGTGAGACCATCATGGACAATACCGTCGACTAGCTGCATTCCACCGTATGAGGTTTCTCCTCGCTTTAAGTAGAAAGGTACATTTGACATGGATTCCATGCCTCCAGCGACCATAACATCCTGAGCGCCGGTCTGGAGGCCTTGGGCCGCTAGCATGATGGATTTCATGCCGGAGGAGCATACTTTATTGACGGTGGTGCAGATTGTGCTCTTTGGCAGACCGGCGAAAATGACAGCTTGCCTGGCAGGTGCCTGTCCGAGGTTGGCGGAGCAAACATTACCGATGTATACCTGTAACAGaaaataattcaattaaaaGCAGTAGATATACATTACCTAcaatgattttgaactttattccAAAGAGATAAGGTTCCATTTTTGCGTTATATCCGAACCTTTATGGCCGTTAAGTtaatttaatgcattttttataaataattttattactttatcaGTACCTATAATGTATATTTGTGTCGTGTAGGTAACGTGTGTTCCACCGTAACGtgaaaacaattaaattttagAAATACCTACATAGGTGATTGGAAGCATTTATGTTAATCAGTTGAGATTATTGAACCGCAGATTAGGTGGGtacctaaattaatttaaaaacctgatttataaatacattttgtttgaaaaaaattgacaacTAATTAATATATTAGTGATTGCATTGTTTGTCAGTAATTCACATTCTGGATTTGTATTTTCATTGTAAACAGACAATGAACTTGGTGTttactttaataacatgttaaaacaatttaatacatatttgtgTACTTGGTAAGCCCAGTTGAAATTAATTCAGTCTGGGTTTTTCTGGATTGAACCTAGTTTGGAgtcaccctttttagggttccgtccgtaatcaactaggaacccttatagtttcgccatgtccgcctgtaCGGCCgaccgcggctttgctccgcgATCgttgtgctagaaagctgcaatttggcaggGATATGTAAATCATGCATGATGACagatcattaaaatatatagtgtcccactgctgggcgaagGCCTCTCCCCGTGATCTCCACAGCTCCCGCTGTTGTGCTGTTTCTGGCCAGTTACTAATGAAGGTCAGTTAAAGTTACTGGCCAGTTACTGAatcattaacttttttttaatacatcccatacaaaatgattttttttttgctttatccCAATGGTGGGGGGAGgtggtatcgttggataggtctttaaaaccGAAAACGGGTCTCCAACAACTATTTTatgattaagtaaataatttcggaaataatcgttcCAAACAAGAAAAATATGTGTCACCCCTCTAGCTTTCAAgacatgggtccaaaaaatataaaaatcgttaaacaaaaagttactaaatacttcaaattaaaactatatcgAACGTGATTGTTCCAACCGTTTTGGAGTTATTGCAAAGCACTGCGAAGGTACTCCGTTATGCTTGTAATGACATGATACTAATGGGTAACTACGCTGACACAAAGgtaagtacggaaccctaggcCTAACCCGAGGGCCCAAATATGCTCTTGgttgattttcattttattatgtaGGAGGCAAATaagcagacaaatcgcctgatagtaagcaattaccgtcgcccatggacaccagcATCATCAGAGGGGTTACAAGTTACAAGAGCGTTGTCGGCCTTTAAGATGCGAGTACGCTCTTTTGAAAAACACACTTACTCATTTTGGCTGGTAGAAATATTGCAAATTAAAGTAGTggcattaattattttttgattatgACAAACTTACTATTTAATAACACTTAGCTCTGTAATATAAACTATACAAAACATACTAAGAGCGTggagttaacacattcactgccaggaacccacctggtgggcgctcgttaactttgttcagatgccggacaacccgctgggcgggttgttttgtacgcagctatagatcaccggtttctggggtagtacgccgtttttagggttccgtagccaaatggcaaaaaacggaacccttatagattcgtcatgtccgtctgtctgtccgattctgtcacagccacttttttccgaaactataagagctatactgttcaaacttagtaagtggatgtattctatgaaccgcattaagatgttcacacaaaaatagaaaaaaaaacaataaattttgggggttccccatacttcgaactgaaactcaaaaaatcttttttcatcaaacccatacgtgtgtggtatctatggataggtcttcaaaattgatattgaggtttctaatatcatttttttctaaaatgaatagtttgcgcgagagacacttccaaagtggtaaaatgtgtgccccccccctgtaacttctaaaataacagaatgaaaaatctaaaaaaaatatatgatatacattaccatgcaaacttccactgaaaattggtttgaacgagatctagtgagtagttttttttagatacgtcataaaataaaaataaaaaaaattttcatcaaacccatacgtgtggggtatctatggataggtcttcaaaaatgatatttaggttcgtaatatcatttttttctaaactgaatagtttgcgcgagagacacttccaaagtggtaaaatgtgtgtccaaagtggtaaaatgttgaacaagatctagcaagtagattttttttaatacgtctcaaatggtacggaacccttcatgcgcgagtccgactcgcacttggccgcttttttgtctggcagtgaatgtgttaagtgtATTCTACCCTGTGACAGAAAGGGTGCAAAATGTTGGGATGTTTTTTCATTAGATGCAATATAATGAATGACGACccgtttggcctagtgggtagtgaccctacctacgaagctgatgttcctgggttcaaatcctggtaagggcatttgttcgtgtgatgagcatggatatttgttcctgagtcatgggtgttttctatgtatttaagtatttataaatatttatattatatatatatatatatatatagttcgtctaagtaccctcaacacaagccttattgagcttactgtgtaaatatgttttattccaTGCATTAGTTTATGATAATATATAATTGCTTGATAATCGTTTATTGTGCAATTTGCTAGCTGAATTAGTTTTTCTTAATAACAGATTTGAAGTTAAACTGTTTAACACAtagaatttttgtattttatattattatttataatttttttttgcttttgccAGATTGTAATAAGTTCACCGAGTTTGAATAGGATGTTTGTATGTTCAAAGTTCAACTTGATATAAAAAGTGGGAACATTTTAAACTAAAgcaaaaaaaccgggcaagtgcgagtcggactcgcgcatgaagggttccgtaccattatttataaaaacggcaaaaaaaatatgtttgttgtatgggagccccccttaaatatttattttattctgtttttagtatttgttgttatagcggcaacagaaatacataatctgtaaaaatttcaactggctaactatcatgGTTTATGTGCctgcagcctggtgacagacggacg harbors:
- the LOC133522506 gene encoding acetyl-CoA acetyltransferase, mitochondrial; its protein translation is MLILKGTSLISVKICTPRKFLQAMAAYSSKVSLNEVVIASAVRTPIGSFRGSLASLSASELGAVAVKSAIERAGIPKEEVKEVYIGNVCSANLGQAPARQAVIFAGLPKSTICTTVNKVCSSGMKSIMLAAQGLQTGAQDVMVAGGMESMSNVPFYLKRGETSYGGMQLVDGIVHDGLTDVYNKFHMGNCAENTAKKMNISRQDQDDYAISSYKKSAAAYEAKAFADELVPVPVPQKRGAAPVIFAEDEEYKRVNFEKFNKLATVFQRENGTVTAGNASTLNDGAAALVLMTREAAERLKVTPIARVVGFADGECDPIDFPIAPAVAIPKLLEKTGVKKEDVALWEINEAFSVVAVANKKMLDIDASKINVHGGAVSLGHPIGMSGARIVVHLCHALKKGEKGVAAICNGGGGASSIMIEKLSQDTRPPVITFYTKDPCQLCDIVMEELEPYKNRIVIEKVDITQQGNVRWLRLYRNDIPVLFLNGHFLCMHRLNKPLLERRLQIIEGELAKQYRMIQETSGETVCRVQSV